A region of Haliotis asinina isolate JCU_RB_2024 chromosome 9, JCU_Hal_asi_v2, whole genome shotgun sequence DNA encodes the following proteins:
- the LOC137296967 gene encoding cysteine-rich secretory protein 3-like, protein MGQTLLLVLVVAALNMEGSLSRHTFVVRSGCDPAFLALHVNYTLCLKDVGTEAPLSAVDKQAILDRHNAYRSHVSPTATNLVKLVWDNELEVYAGKWARQCYTGHDAYSARSVPSMPGVMIGQNIAAGYKSVMEGVDGWHSEVDFFKYGVGPSEPGKIVGHYTQVVGHRAIRVGCGEAICPTKYGRYQVCNYAMGQMTPDIKTPFEKGASCSKCPAGKCSNNLCDCGDKLCLNGGSLDTSTCSCMCRGTWTGDTCSKDCKGMTCLNGGTLDGNTCTCTCTDSWEGNTCSEKKCRMDTTECSWILPEWCDFYPLVKKHCPRSCGLC, encoded by the exons ATGGGGCAGACTTTGTTGCTGGTGCTGGTAGTGGCTGCTCTCAACATGGAGG GGTCTCTCTCGAGGCATACCTTCGTCGTTCGGTCG GGCTGTGACCCCGCCTTCCTCGCCCTACACGTCAACTACACCCTGTGTCTAAAGGACGTAGGGACGGAAGCCCCACTGTCCGCCGTGGACAAACAAGCCATTCTGGACAGGCACAACGCCTACAGGAGTCACGTGTCACCAACTGCTACCAATCTGGTCAAACTG GTGTGGGATAACGAGCTGGAGGTGTATGCTGGGAAGTGGGCCCGTCAGTGTTATACAGGACATGATGCCTACTCAGCAAGATCAGTTCCAA GTATGCCTGGGGTGATGATCGGTCAGAACATAGCTGCTGGGTACAAGTCAGTGATGGAGGGGGTGGACGGGTGGCATTCGGAGGTGGACTTCTTCAAATACGGCGTCGGACCTTCTGAACCCGGAAAGATCGTCGGCCACTACACCCAG GTTGTAGGGCACAGAGCCATCCGGGTCGGGTGCGGAGAAGCTATCTGTCCCACCAAATATGGCCGTTACCAAGTGTGCAACTATGCCATGGG ACAGATGACCCCTGACATTAAAACTCCATTCGAGAAAGGAGCCTCCTGCAGTAAATGTCCAGCTGGCAAGTGTTCCAACAATCTTTGTG ACTGTGGAGACAAACTGTGCCTGAATGGCGGCTCTCTGGACACGAGCACGTGCTCGTGCATGTGCAGGGGCACGTGGACAGGAGACACATGCAGTAAAG ACTGTAAAGGCATGACGTGCCTCAACGGAGGGACTCTGGACGGAAACACCTGCACGTGCACGTGCACCGATTCGTGGGAGGGGAACACGTGCAGTGAAA AAAAATGCAGAATGGACACAACAGAGTGCAGCTGGATACTGCCGGAGTGGTGCGACTTTTACCCACTGGTGAAAAAACACTGCCCCAGAAGTTGCGGACTTTGCTGA